A single window of Channa argus isolate prfri chromosome 2, Channa argus male v1.0, whole genome shotgun sequence DNA harbors:
- the LOC137107684 gene encoding serine/threonine-protein kinase BRSK2-like isoform X1 produces MSSSVKEGNSGHYANYVGPYRLEKTLGKGQTGLVKLGIHCVTCQKVAIKIVNREKLSESVLMKVEREIAILKLIEHPHVLKLHDVYENKKYLYLVLEHVSGGELFDYLVKKGRLTPKEARKFFRQIISALDFCHSHSICHRDLKPENLLLDEKNNIRIADFGMASLQVGDSLLETSCGSPHYACPEVIRGEKYDGRRADAWSCGVILFALLVGALPFDDDNLRNLLEKVKLGVFHMPHFIPPDCQNLLRGMIEVDPGKRLTLEQIQKHTWYLAGKNEPEPEQPVPRKVAIRMLASAEEIDPDVLESMHSLGCFRDKDKLSKDLLSEDDNQEKMIYFLLLDRKERYPSQEDQNLPPRNEIADPPRKRVDSPMLSRHGKRRPERKSMEVLSVTEGGSPVPVRRAIDMATHGQSKSVFSKSLDITNANCSKEERSRSISGASSGLSTSPLSSPRPTRRFFIPPQSPDLCQSPNRSPIHSPEVRLNGVGPRTPNSFQPKMGSPLMHPRTQTLPAKPKVSEKPLQTTRSNPLPNTAQSPTTPKSEPNTPSQALAPSVPNSPRVRRHPPLTVPPKLSIPLSPVPPMSPLRRHHLHPDHNGKSVPITQVTPHPSPRGSPLPTPKGTPVHTPKDSPAGTPSPTPPPSPSIGGMPWRTRLNSIKNSFLGSPRFHRRKMQVPTQEDMSSLTPDSSPELAKKSWFGNFINLEKEEQIFIVIRDKPLSSIKADIVHAFLSIPSLSHSVISQTSFRAEYKSTAGPTVFQKPVKFQVDITYTESTGATKENGIYSVTFTLLSGPSRRFKRVVETIQAQLLSSNDQPGIQPQISDGSQRSASLPSKSSKRGSPLSNFFDVIKQLFSDEKNVQASHSPGAPVTPSSPAKHAPTSKPNQPLPNDSKCPSSKDKTKMAASNRTQEQP; encoded by the exons GTGGAGCGGGAGATAGCCATTCTGAAACTCATCGAACACCCCCACGTTTTAAAGCTGCACGACGTCTACGAAAACAAGAAATACCT GTATCTGGTGCTAGAGCACGTGTCCGGCGGGGAGCTGTTTGACTACCTGGTGAAGAAAGGCCGGTTAACACCCAAAGAGGCCAGAAAGTTCTTCAGACAGATCATCTCAGCCCTGGACTTCTGCCACAGCCACTCCATATG CCACAGAGATTTGAAACCTGAGAACTTGTTGTTGGACGAGAAGAACAACATCAGGATAGCAGACTTTGGCATGGCGTCTCTGCAGGTCGGGGACAGTCTGCTGGAGACCAGCTGCGG GTCTCCACACTACGCCTGCCCAGAGGTCATCAGG gGGGAGAAGTATGACGGGAGGAGAGCAGATGCATGGAGCTGTGGAGTCATCCTGTTTGCACTTTTAGTG GGCGCTCTGCCTTTTGATGACGACAACCTGAGGAATCTTCTGGAGAAGGTGAAGCTGGGAGTTTTCCACATGCCCCACTTCATCCCTCCGGACTGTCAGAACCTGCTGCGCGGAATGATTGAAGTGGACCCTGGCAAACGGCTCACA TTGGAGCAGATCCAGAAACATACATGGTACCT AGCTGGGAAAAACGAGCCTGAGCCCGAGCAGCCCGTCCCAAGGAAGGTGGCCATCAGGATGCTGGCTTCAGCAGAGGAGATCGACCCTGATGTGCTGGAGAGCATGCACTCTCTGGGCTGCTTCAGAGACAAGGACAAACTGAGCAAAGACCTGCTGTCTGAGGA TGACAACCAGGAAAAGATGATCTACTTCCTTCTGCTGGACCGTAAGGAGAGATACCCGAGCCAAGAAGACCAGAACCTCCCGCCAAGAAACGAGATCG CAGATCCTCCTAGGAAGCGCGTGGACTCGCCCATGCTGAGCCGTCACGGGAAGCGCAGACCTGAGCGGAAGTCCATGGAGGTGCTGAGCGTCACGGAGGGGGGGTCTCCCGTGCCGGTGCGACGAGCCATCGACATGGCAACCCACGGTCAGAG caaatctGTGTTCAGTAAAAGCTTGGATATCACAAACGCTAACTGCAGCAAGGAGGAAAG aTCACGGTCGATCAGCGGAGCCTCCTCCGGTCTGTCCACCAGTCCCCTCAGCAGTCCCCGG CCCACTCGGCGGTTTTTCATCCCGCCCCAGTCCCCAGACCTGTGTCAGTCCCCAAACCGCAGCCCCATCCACTCCCCTGAGGTCCGTCTGAATGGGGTGGGGCCCCGCACGCCCAACTCCTTCCAGCCAAAGATGGGGTCTCCCCTCATGCACCCCCGCACACAGACCCTCCCCGCCAAGCCTAAAGTATCTGAGAAGCCTCTGCAGACCACCAGGTCCAACCCTCTCCCTAACACAGCCCAGAGCCCCACCACCCCAAAATCTGAGCCGAACACACCCAGCCAGGCTCTGGCTCCCTCTGTCCCCAACAGCCCGAGGGTGAGGCGCCACCCTCCCCTCACCGTCCCCCCAAAACTTTCCATTCCCCTGTCCCCTGTGCCTCCAATGTCGCCCCTCCGCCGCCACCACCTCCACCCTGACCACAACGGCAAATCTGTCCCCATCACACAGGTGACTCCCCACCCCTCCCCCAGAGGGAGCCCTCTCCCCACCCCCAAAGGCACCCCGGTGCACACGCCCAAGGACAGCCCGGCCGGCACGCCCAGCCCGACGCCACCGCCAAGCCCCTCCATTGGCGGGATGCCTTGGAGGACGCGCCTCAACTCCATCAAGAACAGTTTCCTGGGCTCACCGCGCTTCCACCGCAGGAAAATGCAAG TTCCCACCCAGGAAGACATGTCCAGTCTCACTCCGGACTCTTCTCCAGA ACTGGCTAAAAAGTCGTGGTTCGGCAACTTCATCAACCTGGAGAAGGAGGAGCAGATCTTCATCGTGATCAGAGACAAACCTCTGAGCTCCATAAAGGCCGACATCGTTCACGCCTTCCTCTCC ATCCCCAGTCTGAGCCACAGCGTCATCTCTCAGACCAGCTTCCGAGCCGAGTACAAGTCCACGGCCGGCCCGACAGTTTTCCAGAAGCCGGTGAAGTTCCAGGTGGACATCACCTACACCGAGAGCACCGGCGCCACCAAGGAAAACGGCATCTACTCCGTCACATTCACGCTGCTCTCAG GTCCCAGCCGACGTTTCAAGCGCGTGGTGGAGACCATCCAGGCTCAGCTGCTCAGCTCCAATGACCAGCCCGGCATCCAGCCCCAGATATCTG ATGGCTCTCAGCGCTCTGCCTCTTTGCCCAGTAAATCCTCCAAACGTG GCAGCCCGTTGAGTAACTTCTTTGACGTaattaaacagcttttttcagACGAGAAGAACGTCCAAGCGTCCCACTCCCCCGGCGCCCCCGTCACGCCTAGCTCCCCCGCCAAGCATGCCCCCACCAGCAAGCCCAACCAGCCCCTGCCCAATGACTCTAAATGTCCCTccagcaaagacaaaacaaagatggcTGCCAGCAACAGGACGCAGGAACAACCTTAA
- the LOC137107684 gene encoding serine/threonine-protein kinase BRSK2-like isoform X2, translating to MSSSVKEGNSGHYANYVGPYRLEKTLGKGQTGLVKLGIHCVTCQKVAIKIVNREKLSESVLMKVEREIAILKLIEHPHVLKLHDVYENKKYLYLVLEHVSGGELFDYLVKKGRLTPKEARKFFRQIISALDFCHSHSICHRDLKPENLLLDEKNNIRIADFGMASLQVGDSLLETSCGSPHYACPEVIRGEKYDGRRADAWSCGVILFALLVGALPFDDDNLRNLLEKVKLGVFHMPHFIPPDCQNLLRGMIEVDPGKRLTLEQIQKHTWYLAGKNEPEPEQPVPRKVAIRMLASAEEIDPDVLESMHSLGCFRDKDKLSKDLLSEDDNQEKMIYFLLLDRKERYPSQEDQNLPPRNEIADPPRKRVDSPMLSRHGKRRPERKSMEVLSVTEGGSPVPVRRAIDMATHGQSKSVFSKSLDITNANCSKEERSRSISGASSGLSTSPLSSPRPTRRFFIPPQSPDLCQSPNRSPIHSPEVRLNGVGPRTPNSFQPKMGSPLMHPRTQTLPAKPKVSEKPLQTTRSNPLPNTAQSPTTPKSEPNTPSQALAPSVPNSPRVRRHPPLTVPPKLSIPLSPVPPMSPLRRHHLHPDHNGKSVPITQVTPHPSPRGSPLPTPKGTPVHTPKDSPAGTPSPTPPPSPSIGGMPWRTRLNSIKNSFLGSPRFHRRKMQVPTQEDMSSLTPDSSPELAKKSWFGNFINLEKEEQIFIVIRDKPLSSIKADIVHAFLSIPSLSHSVISQTSFRAEYKSTAGPTVFQKPVKFQVDITYTESTGATKENGIYSVTFTLLSGPSRRFKRVVETIQAQLLSSNDQPGIQPQISGSPLSNFFDVIKQLFSDEKNVQASHSPGAPVTPSSPAKHAPTSKPNQPLPNDSKCPSSKDKTKMAASNRTQEQP from the exons GTGGAGCGGGAGATAGCCATTCTGAAACTCATCGAACACCCCCACGTTTTAAAGCTGCACGACGTCTACGAAAACAAGAAATACCT GTATCTGGTGCTAGAGCACGTGTCCGGCGGGGAGCTGTTTGACTACCTGGTGAAGAAAGGCCGGTTAACACCCAAAGAGGCCAGAAAGTTCTTCAGACAGATCATCTCAGCCCTGGACTTCTGCCACAGCCACTCCATATG CCACAGAGATTTGAAACCTGAGAACTTGTTGTTGGACGAGAAGAACAACATCAGGATAGCAGACTTTGGCATGGCGTCTCTGCAGGTCGGGGACAGTCTGCTGGAGACCAGCTGCGG GTCTCCACACTACGCCTGCCCAGAGGTCATCAGG gGGGAGAAGTATGACGGGAGGAGAGCAGATGCATGGAGCTGTGGAGTCATCCTGTTTGCACTTTTAGTG GGCGCTCTGCCTTTTGATGACGACAACCTGAGGAATCTTCTGGAGAAGGTGAAGCTGGGAGTTTTCCACATGCCCCACTTCATCCCTCCGGACTGTCAGAACCTGCTGCGCGGAATGATTGAAGTGGACCCTGGCAAACGGCTCACA TTGGAGCAGATCCAGAAACATACATGGTACCT AGCTGGGAAAAACGAGCCTGAGCCCGAGCAGCCCGTCCCAAGGAAGGTGGCCATCAGGATGCTGGCTTCAGCAGAGGAGATCGACCCTGATGTGCTGGAGAGCATGCACTCTCTGGGCTGCTTCAGAGACAAGGACAAACTGAGCAAAGACCTGCTGTCTGAGGA TGACAACCAGGAAAAGATGATCTACTTCCTTCTGCTGGACCGTAAGGAGAGATACCCGAGCCAAGAAGACCAGAACCTCCCGCCAAGAAACGAGATCG CAGATCCTCCTAGGAAGCGCGTGGACTCGCCCATGCTGAGCCGTCACGGGAAGCGCAGACCTGAGCGGAAGTCCATGGAGGTGCTGAGCGTCACGGAGGGGGGGTCTCCCGTGCCGGTGCGACGAGCCATCGACATGGCAACCCACGGTCAGAG caaatctGTGTTCAGTAAAAGCTTGGATATCACAAACGCTAACTGCAGCAAGGAGGAAAG aTCACGGTCGATCAGCGGAGCCTCCTCCGGTCTGTCCACCAGTCCCCTCAGCAGTCCCCGG CCCACTCGGCGGTTTTTCATCCCGCCCCAGTCCCCAGACCTGTGTCAGTCCCCAAACCGCAGCCCCATCCACTCCCCTGAGGTCCGTCTGAATGGGGTGGGGCCCCGCACGCCCAACTCCTTCCAGCCAAAGATGGGGTCTCCCCTCATGCACCCCCGCACACAGACCCTCCCCGCCAAGCCTAAAGTATCTGAGAAGCCTCTGCAGACCACCAGGTCCAACCCTCTCCCTAACACAGCCCAGAGCCCCACCACCCCAAAATCTGAGCCGAACACACCCAGCCAGGCTCTGGCTCCCTCTGTCCCCAACAGCCCGAGGGTGAGGCGCCACCCTCCCCTCACCGTCCCCCCAAAACTTTCCATTCCCCTGTCCCCTGTGCCTCCAATGTCGCCCCTCCGCCGCCACCACCTCCACCCTGACCACAACGGCAAATCTGTCCCCATCACACAGGTGACTCCCCACCCCTCCCCCAGAGGGAGCCCTCTCCCCACCCCCAAAGGCACCCCGGTGCACACGCCCAAGGACAGCCCGGCCGGCACGCCCAGCCCGACGCCACCGCCAAGCCCCTCCATTGGCGGGATGCCTTGGAGGACGCGCCTCAACTCCATCAAGAACAGTTTCCTGGGCTCACCGCGCTTCCACCGCAGGAAAATGCAAG TTCCCACCCAGGAAGACATGTCCAGTCTCACTCCGGACTCTTCTCCAGA ACTGGCTAAAAAGTCGTGGTTCGGCAACTTCATCAACCTGGAGAAGGAGGAGCAGATCTTCATCGTGATCAGAGACAAACCTCTGAGCTCCATAAAGGCCGACATCGTTCACGCCTTCCTCTCC ATCCCCAGTCTGAGCCACAGCGTCATCTCTCAGACCAGCTTCCGAGCCGAGTACAAGTCCACGGCCGGCCCGACAGTTTTCCAGAAGCCGGTGAAGTTCCAGGTGGACATCACCTACACCGAGAGCACCGGCGCCACCAAGGAAAACGGCATCTACTCCGTCACATTCACGCTGCTCTCAG GTCCCAGCCGACGTTTCAAGCGCGTGGTGGAGACCATCCAGGCTCAGCTGCTCAGCTCCAATGACCAGCCCGGCATCCAGCCCCAGATATCTG GCAGCCCGTTGAGTAACTTCTTTGACGTaattaaacagcttttttcagACGAGAAGAACGTCCAAGCGTCCCACTCCCCCGGCGCCCCCGTCACGCCTAGCTCCCCCGCCAAGCATGCCCCCACCAGCAAGCCCAACCAGCCCCTGCCCAATGACTCTAAATGTCCCTccagcaaagacaaaacaaagatggcTGCCAGCAACAGGACGCAGGAACAACCTTAA
- the LOC137107684 gene encoding serine/threonine-protein kinase BRSK2-like isoform X10: protein MSSSVKEGNSGHYANYVGPYRLEKTLGKGQTGLVKLGIHCVTCQKVAIKIVNREKLSESVLMKVEREIAILKLIEHPHVLKLHDVYENKKYLYLVLEHVSGGELFDYLVKKGRLTPKEARKFFRQIISALDFCHSHSICHRDLKPENLLLDEKNNIRIADFGMASLQVGDSLLETSCGSPHYACPEVIRGEKYDGRRADAWSCGVILFALLVGALPFDDDNLRNLLEKVKLGVFHMPHFIPPDCQNLLRGMIEVDPGKRLTLEQIQKHTWYLAGKNEPEPEQPVPRKVAIRMLASAEEIDPDVLESMHSLGCFRDKDKLSKDLLSEDDNQEKMIYFLLLDRKERYPSQEDQNLPPRNEIDPPRKRVDSPMLSRHGKRRPERKSMEVLSVTEGGSPVPVRRAIDMATHGQRSRSISGASSGLSTSPLSSPRVTPHPSPRGSPLPTPKGTPVHTPKDSPAGTPSPTPPPSPSIGGMPWRTRLNSIKNSFLGSPRFHRRKMQVPTQEDMSSLTPDSSPELAKKSWFGNFINLEKEEQIFIVIRDKPLSSIKADIVHAFLSIPSLSHSVISQTSFRAEYKSTAGPTVFQKPVKFQVDITYTESTGATKENGIYSVTFTLLSGPSRRFKRVVETIQAQLLSSNDQPGIQPQISDGSQRSASLPSKSSKRGSPLSNFFDVIKQLFSDEKNVQASHSPGAPVTPSSPAKHAPTSKPNQPLPNDSKCPSSKDKTKMAASNRTQEQP from the exons GTGGAGCGGGAGATAGCCATTCTGAAACTCATCGAACACCCCCACGTTTTAAAGCTGCACGACGTCTACGAAAACAAGAAATACCT GTATCTGGTGCTAGAGCACGTGTCCGGCGGGGAGCTGTTTGACTACCTGGTGAAGAAAGGCCGGTTAACACCCAAAGAGGCCAGAAAGTTCTTCAGACAGATCATCTCAGCCCTGGACTTCTGCCACAGCCACTCCATATG CCACAGAGATTTGAAACCTGAGAACTTGTTGTTGGACGAGAAGAACAACATCAGGATAGCAGACTTTGGCATGGCGTCTCTGCAGGTCGGGGACAGTCTGCTGGAGACCAGCTGCGG GTCTCCACACTACGCCTGCCCAGAGGTCATCAGG gGGGAGAAGTATGACGGGAGGAGAGCAGATGCATGGAGCTGTGGAGTCATCCTGTTTGCACTTTTAGTG GGCGCTCTGCCTTTTGATGACGACAACCTGAGGAATCTTCTGGAGAAGGTGAAGCTGGGAGTTTTCCACATGCCCCACTTCATCCCTCCGGACTGTCAGAACCTGCTGCGCGGAATGATTGAAGTGGACCCTGGCAAACGGCTCACA TTGGAGCAGATCCAGAAACATACATGGTACCT AGCTGGGAAAAACGAGCCTGAGCCCGAGCAGCCCGTCCCAAGGAAGGTGGCCATCAGGATGCTGGCTTCAGCAGAGGAGATCGACCCTGATGTGCTGGAGAGCATGCACTCTCTGGGCTGCTTCAGAGACAAGGACAAACTGAGCAAAGACCTGCTGTCTGAGGA TGACAACCAGGAAAAGATGATCTACTTCCTTCTGCTGGACCGTAAGGAGAGATACCCGAGCCAAGAAGACCAGAACCTCCCGCCAAGAAACGAGATCG ATCCTCCTAGGAAGCGCGTGGACTCGCCCATGCTGAGCCGTCACGGGAAGCGCAGACCTGAGCGGAAGTCCATGGAGGTGCTGAGCGTCACGGAGGGGGGGTCTCCCGTGCCGGTGCGACGAGCCATCGACATGGCAACCCACGGTCAGAG aTCACGGTCGATCAGCGGAGCCTCCTCCGGTCTGTCCACCAGTCCCCTCAGCAGTCCCCGG GTGACTCCCCACCCCTCCCCCAGAGGGAGCCCTCTCCCCACCCCCAAAGGCACCCCGGTGCACACGCCCAAGGACAGCCCGGCCGGCACGCCCAGCCCGACGCCACCGCCAAGCCCCTCCATTGGCGGGATGCCTTGGAGGACGCGCCTCAACTCCATCAAGAACAGTTTCCTGGGCTCACCGCGCTTCCACCGCAGGAAAATGCAAG TTCCCACCCAGGAAGACATGTCCAGTCTCACTCCGGACTCTTCTCCAGA ACTGGCTAAAAAGTCGTGGTTCGGCAACTTCATCAACCTGGAGAAGGAGGAGCAGATCTTCATCGTGATCAGAGACAAACCTCTGAGCTCCATAAAGGCCGACATCGTTCACGCCTTCCTCTCC ATCCCCAGTCTGAGCCACAGCGTCATCTCTCAGACCAGCTTCCGAGCCGAGTACAAGTCCACGGCCGGCCCGACAGTTTTCCAGAAGCCGGTGAAGTTCCAGGTGGACATCACCTACACCGAGAGCACCGGCGCCACCAAGGAAAACGGCATCTACTCCGTCACATTCACGCTGCTCTCAG GTCCCAGCCGACGTTTCAAGCGCGTGGTGGAGACCATCCAGGCTCAGCTGCTCAGCTCCAATGACCAGCCCGGCATCCAGCCCCAGATATCTG ATGGCTCTCAGCGCTCTGCCTCTTTGCCCAGTAAATCCTCCAAACGTG GCAGCCCGTTGAGTAACTTCTTTGACGTaattaaacagcttttttcagACGAGAAGAACGTCCAAGCGTCCCACTCCCCCGGCGCCCCCGTCACGCCTAGCTCCCCCGCCAAGCATGCCCCCACCAGCAAGCCCAACCAGCCCCTGCCCAATGACTCTAAATGTCCCTccagcaaagacaaaacaaagatggcTGCCAGCAACAGGACGCAGGAACAACCTTAA
- the LOC137107684 gene encoding serine/threonine-protein kinase BRSK2-like isoform X3, with protein MSSSVKEGNSGHYANYVGPYRLEKTLGKGQTGLVKLGIHCVTCQKVAIKIVNREKLSESVLMKVEREIAILKLIEHPHVLKLHDVYENKKYLYLVLEHVSGGELFDYLVKKGRLTPKEARKFFRQIISALDFCHSHSICHRDLKPENLLLDEKNNIRIADFGMASLQVGDSLLETSCGSPHYACPEVIRGEKYDGRRADAWSCGVILFALLVGALPFDDDNLRNLLEKVKLGVFHMPHFIPPDCQNLLRGMIEVDPGKRLTLEQIQKHTWYLAGKNEPEPEQPVPRKVAIRMLASAEEIDPDVLESMHSLGCFRDKDKLSKDLLSEDDNQEKMIYFLLLDRKERYPSQEDQNLPPRNEIDPPRKRVDSPMLSRHGKRRPERKSMEVLSVTEGGSPVPVRRAIDMATHGQSKSVFSKSLDITNANCSKEERSRSISGASSGLSTSPLSSPRPTRRFFIPPQSPDLCQSPNRSPIHSPEVRLNGVGPRTPNSFQPKMGSPLMHPRTQTLPAKPKVSEKPLQTTRSNPLPNTAQSPTTPKSEPNTPSQALAPSVPNSPRVRRHPPLTVPPKLSIPLSPVPPMSPLRRHHLHPDHNGKSVPITQVTPHPSPRGSPLPTPKGTPVHTPKDSPAGTPSPTPPPSPSIGGMPWRTRLNSIKNSFLGSPRFHRRKMQVPTQEDMSSLTPDSSPELAKKSWFGNFINLEKEEQIFIVIRDKPLSSIKADIVHAFLSIPSLSHSVISQTSFRAEYKSTAGPTVFQKPVKFQVDITYTESTGATKENGIYSVTFTLLSGPSRRFKRVVETIQAQLLSSNDQPGIQPQISGSPLSNFFDVIKQLFSDEKNVQASHSPGAPVTPSSPAKHAPTSKPNQPLPNDSKCPSSKDKTKMAASNRTQEQP; from the exons GTGGAGCGGGAGATAGCCATTCTGAAACTCATCGAACACCCCCACGTTTTAAAGCTGCACGACGTCTACGAAAACAAGAAATACCT GTATCTGGTGCTAGAGCACGTGTCCGGCGGGGAGCTGTTTGACTACCTGGTGAAGAAAGGCCGGTTAACACCCAAAGAGGCCAGAAAGTTCTTCAGACAGATCATCTCAGCCCTGGACTTCTGCCACAGCCACTCCATATG CCACAGAGATTTGAAACCTGAGAACTTGTTGTTGGACGAGAAGAACAACATCAGGATAGCAGACTTTGGCATGGCGTCTCTGCAGGTCGGGGACAGTCTGCTGGAGACCAGCTGCGG GTCTCCACACTACGCCTGCCCAGAGGTCATCAGG gGGGAGAAGTATGACGGGAGGAGAGCAGATGCATGGAGCTGTGGAGTCATCCTGTTTGCACTTTTAGTG GGCGCTCTGCCTTTTGATGACGACAACCTGAGGAATCTTCTGGAGAAGGTGAAGCTGGGAGTTTTCCACATGCCCCACTTCATCCCTCCGGACTGTCAGAACCTGCTGCGCGGAATGATTGAAGTGGACCCTGGCAAACGGCTCACA TTGGAGCAGATCCAGAAACATACATGGTACCT AGCTGGGAAAAACGAGCCTGAGCCCGAGCAGCCCGTCCCAAGGAAGGTGGCCATCAGGATGCTGGCTTCAGCAGAGGAGATCGACCCTGATGTGCTGGAGAGCATGCACTCTCTGGGCTGCTTCAGAGACAAGGACAAACTGAGCAAAGACCTGCTGTCTGAGGA TGACAACCAGGAAAAGATGATCTACTTCCTTCTGCTGGACCGTAAGGAGAGATACCCGAGCCAAGAAGACCAGAACCTCCCGCCAAGAAACGAGATCG ATCCTCCTAGGAAGCGCGTGGACTCGCCCATGCTGAGCCGTCACGGGAAGCGCAGACCTGAGCGGAAGTCCATGGAGGTGCTGAGCGTCACGGAGGGGGGGTCTCCCGTGCCGGTGCGACGAGCCATCGACATGGCAACCCACGGTCAGAG caaatctGTGTTCAGTAAAAGCTTGGATATCACAAACGCTAACTGCAGCAAGGAGGAAAG aTCACGGTCGATCAGCGGAGCCTCCTCCGGTCTGTCCACCAGTCCCCTCAGCAGTCCCCGG CCCACTCGGCGGTTTTTCATCCCGCCCCAGTCCCCAGACCTGTGTCAGTCCCCAAACCGCAGCCCCATCCACTCCCCTGAGGTCCGTCTGAATGGGGTGGGGCCCCGCACGCCCAACTCCTTCCAGCCAAAGATGGGGTCTCCCCTCATGCACCCCCGCACACAGACCCTCCCCGCCAAGCCTAAAGTATCTGAGAAGCCTCTGCAGACCACCAGGTCCAACCCTCTCCCTAACACAGCCCAGAGCCCCACCACCCCAAAATCTGAGCCGAACACACCCAGCCAGGCTCTGGCTCCCTCTGTCCCCAACAGCCCGAGGGTGAGGCGCCACCCTCCCCTCACCGTCCCCCCAAAACTTTCCATTCCCCTGTCCCCTGTGCCTCCAATGTCGCCCCTCCGCCGCCACCACCTCCACCCTGACCACAACGGCAAATCTGTCCCCATCACACAGGTGACTCCCCACCCCTCCCCCAGAGGGAGCCCTCTCCCCACCCCCAAAGGCACCCCGGTGCACACGCCCAAGGACAGCCCGGCCGGCACGCCCAGCCCGACGCCACCGCCAAGCCCCTCCATTGGCGGGATGCCTTGGAGGACGCGCCTCAACTCCATCAAGAACAGTTTCCTGGGCTCACCGCGCTTCCACCGCAGGAAAATGCAAG TTCCCACCCAGGAAGACATGTCCAGTCTCACTCCGGACTCTTCTCCAGA ACTGGCTAAAAAGTCGTGGTTCGGCAACTTCATCAACCTGGAGAAGGAGGAGCAGATCTTCATCGTGATCAGAGACAAACCTCTGAGCTCCATAAAGGCCGACATCGTTCACGCCTTCCTCTCC ATCCCCAGTCTGAGCCACAGCGTCATCTCTCAGACCAGCTTCCGAGCCGAGTACAAGTCCACGGCCGGCCCGACAGTTTTCCAGAAGCCGGTGAAGTTCCAGGTGGACATCACCTACACCGAGAGCACCGGCGCCACCAAGGAAAACGGCATCTACTCCGTCACATTCACGCTGCTCTCAG GTCCCAGCCGACGTTTCAAGCGCGTGGTGGAGACCATCCAGGCTCAGCTGCTCAGCTCCAATGACCAGCCCGGCATCCAGCCCCAGATATCTG GCAGCCCGTTGAGTAACTTCTTTGACGTaattaaacagcttttttcagACGAGAAGAACGTCCAAGCGTCCCACTCCCCCGGCGCCCCCGTCACGCCTAGCTCCCCCGCCAAGCATGCCCCCACCAGCAAGCCCAACCAGCCCCTGCCCAATGACTCTAAATGTCCCTccagcaaagacaaaacaaagatggcTGCCAGCAACAGGACGCAGGAACAACCTTAA